From Paenibacillus graminis, a single genomic window includes:
- a CDS encoding CBS domain-containing protein, whose translation MKAHEFMIRQVYKVKEADTVRTFIERCIQFRISGMPVVNDRNEIVAYLSDGDIMRYIGRHEDLIVDSFFQINVFVGDNEEFEERTRRLLDLNVMAIAKKKVITVPWDEDIERIATILGKKQIKKVPVERNRVLVGIISRGDVIRHSFKTLL comes from the coding sequence ATGAAAGCTCATGAATTTATGATCAGGCAAGTATACAAAGTCAAGGAAGCCGATACGGTGCGGACCTTTATCGAACGCTGTATTCAGTTCCGGATCAGCGGCATGCCTGTGGTCAATGATAGAAATGAAATTGTCGCCTATTTAAGCGATGGGGATATCATGCGTTATATCGGCAGACATGAAGATCTGATCGTCGATTCTTTTTTTCAGATCAATGTATTCGTGGGTGATAATGAGGAGTTCGAGGAGCGTACCCGCAGACTGCTGGACCTGAATGTAATGGCAATCGCCAAGAAGAAGGTCATCACCGTTCCCTGGGACGAAGATATTGAAAGAATTGCAACCATTCTCGGCAAAAAACAGATCAAAAAAGTCCCGGTCGAGCGGAACCGGGTCCTTGTCGGCATTATCAGCCGCGGCGATGTCATCCGCCATAGCTTTAAAACCCTGCTCTAA
- a CDS encoding ABC transporter ATP-binding protein: protein MLKVEGLSKRFSNGRGIDNVSFTVHQGEVFGFLGPNGAGKSTTIRHIMGFMQPDRGSVTIGGLDAWKGQGTVQKLTGYLPGEINFIDGMTGTSFLNFMTSMQGVKDTSKRDRLIQRLQFDAATPIRKMSKGMKQKVGIVAAFMHSPKLIILDEPTSGLDPLMQRVFIELVLEEKAAGTTFLMSSHSFQEIERTCDRAAIIKDGRIVTVKNIHELQSMQRKLFEVVFAAQEDAAQFAASGLQVESHEGNRVRIAIQGDYAAFTQELARYAVRSIDISTQNLEDIFMNYYDRDREVNAE from the coding sequence ATGCTGAAGGTTGAAGGGCTCAGCAAGCGGTTTTCAAATGGCAGAGGCATTGACAATGTATCATTCACAGTTCATCAAGGCGAGGTGTTCGGATTCCTGGGACCGAACGGGGCAGGGAAATCCACAACCATCCGGCATATTATGGGGTTCATGCAGCCGGATCGTGGTTCAGTAACCATCGGCGGGCTCGATGCCTGGAAGGGACAGGGAACGGTGCAGAAGCTGACCGGGTATCTGCCGGGAGAGATTAACTTTATCGACGGTATGACCGGCACAAGCTTTCTTAATTTCATGACCTCGATGCAGGGAGTGAAGGACACCTCCAAGCGTGACCGCCTGATCCAGCGCCTGCAATTCGATGCCGCCACACCGATCCGCAAAATGTCCAAAGGCATGAAACAGAAGGTCGGCATTGTGGCCGCCTTCATGCACAGCCCGAAGCTCATTATTCTGGATGAGCCGACCTCCGGTCTGGACCCGCTGATGCAGCGGGTATTTATTGAGCTGGTATTGGAGGAAAAAGCAGCGGGAACCACCTTTCTGATGTCCTCGCACAGCTTTCAGGAGATTGAACGCACCTGCGACCGGGCGGCGATTATCAAGGACGGCCGGATTGTCACCGTCAAAAATATCCACGAGCTGCAGTCCATGCAGCGCAAGCTGTTTGAAGTAGTCTTTGCAGCACAGGAGGATGCCGCGCAGTTTGCCGCTTCGGGACTGCAGGTCGAATCGCATGAGGGCAACCGGGTACGGATCGCCATTCAGGGCGATTATGCGGCATTTACACAGGAGCTGGCCCGATATGCCGTACGCAGCATCGACATCTCTACGCAGAATCTGGAGGACATTTTCATGAACTATTATGACCGGGACCGCGAGGTGAATGCAGAATGA
- a CDS encoding MarR family winged helix-turn-helix transcriptional regulator translates to MTDEMDSYENIDALIEAFQQFSRLNWRRNSISSLKPSELRMLVSIRQGNEREGRKGQTVSDLSKQLKVTSPTVTQMVNSLISQGYALRTTDAQDRRISEITLTDRGERLAELVMVRTHETFKGMIDYLGKEPSDTLRQLLNGVYEYFEQLNNRQDEF, encoded by the coding sequence ATGACAGACGAAATGGACAGCTATGAGAATATTGATGCTTTAATTGAAGCGTTCCAGCAATTTTCCCGGTTGAACTGGCGCAGGAACTCCATATCCAGTCTGAAGCCAAGCGAGCTCCGGATGCTGGTATCGATCAGACAGGGAAATGAACGGGAGGGCAGAAAAGGACAGACCGTCTCCGACCTCAGCAAGCAGCTTAAGGTTACTTCTCCCACGGTTACCCAAATGGTCAATAGTCTGATTTCCCAAGGATACGCCCTCCGCACTACAGATGCCCAGGACCGCCGGATCAGCGAGATTACGCTGACGGACCGGGGGGAGCGCCTGGCAGAGCTGGTGATGGTGAGAACTCATGAAACCTTTAAAGGAATGATTGATTATCTGGGCAAGGAGCCGAGCGACACCCTTAGGCAGCTGTTGAACGGCGTCTATGAATATTTTGAACAGTTGAACAACCGGCAGGACGAATTTTAA
- a CDS encoding TetR/AcrR family transcriptional regulator, with protein MNGFEKRAALIKNKIMKSTMELLKTWELKRLRIADIAKAAGVSQVTIYNYFGSKEALISESFKDFVEESLLEFEEEMRQQKTLKERITYFIFKDKETYSTLDPALVKEIMFDDQAMYQYIQQQYDDRVMPLMVQMVEEGKASGEISQKVSVEAVMVMIQMYIKSSGEMLESVANHKDKESFLDELFHIFFYGLCGREPEE; from the coding sequence ATGAACGGTTTTGAGAAGAGAGCAGCCCTGATCAAAAATAAAATCATGAAGTCAACGATGGAGCTGCTGAAGACATGGGAGCTGAAACGTCTGCGAATCGCCGATATTGCCAAGGCGGCAGGGGTGTCCCAGGTGACGATTTATAATTATTTTGGCAGCAAGGAGGCGCTGATCAGCGAGTCCTTCAAGGATTTTGTGGAGGAATCCCTTCTGGAGTTCGAAGAAGAGATGCGGCAGCAGAAAACCTTGAAGGAGCGGATTACTTATTTTATTTTTAAGGATAAGGAAACCTACTCTACCCTGGATCCTGCGCTTGTCAAAGAGATCATGTTCGACGATCAGGCCATGTACCAGTATATCCAGCAGCAGTATGATGACAGGGTCATGCCACTGATGGTCCAAATGGTGGAGGAAGGCAAGGCCAGCGGAGAAATTTCGCAAAAGGTGTCCGTGGAAGCGGTGATGGTGATGATCCAGATGTATATCAAGAGCTCCGGGGAAATGCTGGAGAGTGTGGCGAATCATAAGGACAAGGAGAGTTTCCTGGATGAGCTGTTCCATATCTTTTTCTATGGGCTGTGCGGCCGGGAGCCGGAGGAATAA
- a CDS encoding MarR family winged helix-turn-helix transcriptional regulator has translation MDTQDSQERKLLIALENIKRLTMRPQLFASIPRAEFLTMFVINASMQKAEQEKQSCPGVMISKLSELLQISRPTASQMISSMEEKGYTRRVMSTSDRRVIYICLTEKGQAVLQMNLARYSGVLNEIIEKVGRKEIDQLIFLCDRFQEVVNEVKPRLLDNLQSVEEQPVEEPV, from the coding sequence ATGGATACCCAGGACAGTCAAGAGAGAAAGCTGCTCATTGCACTGGAAAATATAAAACGTCTGACTATGCGTCCCCAACTGTTTGCCTCCATTCCGCGTGCGGAATTTTTGACAATGTTCGTGATTAATGCCAGCATGCAAAAAGCGGAGCAGGAGAAGCAATCCTGCCCAGGGGTGATGATCTCCAAATTAAGCGAGCTGCTCCAGATCAGCAGGCCTACCGCTTCGCAAATGATCAGCAGCATGGAAGAGAAAGGATATACCCGGCGGGTGATGTCCACCTCGGACCGCAGAGTGATCTATATTTGTCTAACGGAGAAAGGCCAGGCCGTTCTGCAGATGAATTTGGCCCGTTATTCCGGTGTTCTAAATGAGATCATCGAGAAAGTGGGCCGGAAGGAAATCGATCAGCTGATTTTTCTGTGCGACCGGTTCCAGGAAGTGGTGAACGAAGTGAAGCCCCGGCTGCTCGATAATCTTCAGTCCGTTGAGGAGCAGCCTGTCGAAGAGCCGGTGTAG
- a CDS encoding MarR family winged helix-turn-helix transcriptional regulator, with amino-acid sequence MNNTVDVIELEMAILVRRLVSMTTYKKIGNLDRSAYLLLYQIDSHGSAGVKALSDEFHLDISTVSRQAAALEQKGYVRRIPDPVDGRAYSLEMTEAGLEVLNENKKARQDSIGKMLSSWSEGERVIFGELLRKFNAAILEEASE; translated from the coding sequence ATGAACAATACAGTTGACGTCATTGAACTGGAAATGGCGATTCTGGTGCGCCGCCTGGTTTCAATGACCACTTATAAAAAAATCGGCAACCTGGACCGCTCCGCCTATCTGCTGCTGTATCAAATCGACTCCCACGGCTCGGCCGGGGTGAAGGCGCTGTCCGATGAATTCCACTTGGATATTTCCACGGTCAGCAGACAGGCGGCAGCGCTTGAGCAAAAAGGGTATGTAAGGCGTATCCCTGACCCGGTTGACGGGCGGGCTTATTCGCTGGAGATGACGGAAGCGGGCCTCGAAGTGCTGAACGAGAACAAGAAGGCGCGGCAGGACAGCATCGGCAAAATGCTCAGCAGCTGGAGCGAGGGGGAACGTGTGATTTTTGGAGAATTATTGCGGAAATTTAATGCGGCCATTCTTGAAGAAGCATCAGAATAA
- a CDS encoding MDR family MFS transporter, translating into MEHLTQKKKVTIMIALMAAMFFAAINQTIVGTAMPRIIAMLGGIEHYTWVITIYMLTSTIATVLVGKLSDIYGRKPFLLAGIIIFVIGAFLSGLSADIFQMITYRGIQGIGGGILMSATVTAVGDLFAPRERAKWTGIMMAMFGFSSVIGPTLGGFMIDHMAWKWIFWIFLPLGIVAFVMIWRMFPKTTRAASESIDYLGSVFLSLSIVALLLGFSWAGTQYDWGSPQILSLFAAAVVFAVILILVERKAKSPVLPLSLFKNSIISLSMIIGFLMNAGMMGAMIYLPFFVQGVEGVSPTNSGFINMPMSLMMIVLSTLVGRWISKSGKYKRYALIGMPFMVAAMLIMAFMNSIAMAVASMIIFGIGLGLAMPVFTLTVQNAVAPAMLGVATATSTLFRNLGGTIGITIMGTVMNTTLSHKLENAVSSGQGPDMSKLDAESARQLSAFMNPQMLLDQPKLKELHATLPEQIQPLFNQLIEMLRSALSDSLTVVFLSGTALLVIAALLVVFLKEIPLRSGEARTEIKAGEKAADSKLKEQAPAVQ; encoded by the coding sequence GTGGAGCATCTCACGCAAAAGAAAAAAGTTACCATCATGATCGCATTAATGGCAGCCATGTTTTTCGCGGCAATCAATCAGACGATTGTGGGCACCGCGATGCCGCGCATTATTGCGATGCTCGGAGGAATTGAGCATTACACCTGGGTCATCACCATCTACATGCTCACCTCCACGATCGCCACCGTGCTTGTCGGCAAGCTGTCCGACATTTATGGACGAAAACCGTTCCTGCTTGCCGGGATTATTATTTTCGTAATCGGGGCTTTCCTGTCGGGACTGTCGGCCGACATCTTTCAAATGATCACTTACCGCGGAATTCAGGGGATCGGCGGCGGGATTCTGATGTCCGCGACTGTAACTGCCGTAGGGGATTTGTTTGCTCCAAGGGAAAGAGCCAAGTGGACGGGAATTATGATGGCAATGTTCGGATTCTCCAGCGTCATCGGGCCTACCCTCGGGGGCTTCATGATTGACCATATGGCCTGGAAATGGATCTTCTGGATCTTCCTGCCGCTGGGCATCGTGGCCTTTGTTATGATCTGGAGAATGTTTCCCAAAACAACACGCGCCGCTTCCGAGTCTATCGACTATCTGGGATCGGTCTTCCTCTCGCTGAGCATTGTGGCCCTGCTGCTCGGATTCTCCTGGGCAGGCACACAATATGACTGGGGGTCGCCGCAAATTCTCAGCCTGTTCGCAGCAGCGGTGGTCTTCGCGGTCATTCTTATTCTGGTTGAGCGAAAAGCCAAAAGCCCGGTGCTGCCGCTCTCGCTGTTCAAAAATTCGATTATTTCCCTGTCGATGATTATCGGCTTCCTGATGAACGCCGGCATGATGGGCGCTATGATCTATCTGCCGTTTTTCGTGCAGGGCGTGGAAGGTGTATCGCCTACCAATTCCGGCTTCATCAATATGCCGATGTCCCTGATGATGATTGTGCTGAGCACACTGGTCGGCCGCTGGATTTCCAAATCGGGAAAATACAAGCGTTATGCCCTGATCGGCATGCCGTTTATGGTCGCGGCGATGCTTATCATGGCCTTTATGAACAGTATTGCAATGGCCGTGGCCAGCATGATCATCTTCGGGATTGGTCTGGGGCTTGCCATGCCGGTATTTACATTGACCGTGCAAAATGCAGTTGCACCAGCCATGCTGGGTGTCGCTACTGCAACCTCCACGCTGTTCCGCAACCTGGGCGGCACGATCGGCATTACTATTATGGGCACGGTCATGAACACAACCTTGTCGCATAAGCTGGAGAACGCGGTCAGCTCCGGACAGGGTCCCGATATGTCCAAACTTGATGCGGAATCCGCCCGGCAGCTGTCGGCATTTATGAATCCGCAAATGCTGCTGGATCAGCCCAAGCTGAAGGAGCTGCATGCTACACTGCCTGAACAGATCCAGCCTCTGTTCAACCAGCTGATTGAGATGCTGCGGTCCGCTCTGAGCGATTCCTTGACAGTTGTATTCCTTAGCGGTACAGCGCTTCTGGTTATTGCGGCACTTCTGGTAGTATTCCTCAAAGAGATTCCGCTGCGGTCGGGCGAAGCGAGAACAGAGATCAAAGCCGGGGAAAAAGCGGCAGACAGCAAGCTGAAGGAACAGGCGCCTGCTGTGCAATAA